In Campylobacter showae, the genomic stretch CGTCAGCCGCCCCTGCCGCGCTCATCAGCACGCTTTTTGACGCCGCGTCAAAGTCGCAGAGCTTCACAAAGCTAGGTAGCTGGACGCTCAAATTTGCACTATATGCAAGCTTAGTGCTCACGTCTATCAGCCTTTTGTTTACTAACGCTCCGTTTCCTAGTAGAAATTTGACTAAATTTATATCGTTTAGTTGTACAGCCTTAAAAAGCGGGGTGACGCCGAGCAGATTTTCGTAGTTTACGTCCGCGCCGCTAGAAACCAGGAGCTTTACGTTGTTTAAATTTTTAAGAGCGAAAAACAGCGAATTCTCAAAGCCATAGTTTAAATTTACTCCCGCGCGTAAAAACTCTTTTATCACGTCCTCGCTTTTTTCGTAAAGAAGCGCGGCGTTAAAGGCGTTTTGCAGCGAGCTTTGCGAGACAGCGCCCGAATATATCGCCTCATTTATGCCGTATTTTGTAAAGGTCGGGTCGCTAACCTTTCTCGCAAACTCGTCCATATCGCCGTTTTGCAGAGTCGCGGCGGCAAATTTTAAAAACTCGTTTGCAACCTTTGAAGCGTAATAAATCGCGCTGCCTTCGTCTATTTTGAAATTTGATTTGTAGTAGTTTACCAGCAGCCCCAAGACGGCATTGTAATCTTTGTTAAAGTCCTTAAAAACCGTGAAATTACTTAGGCTTTGATGTCCCCAGTAGCGAAGCCTGGCTCTATTTTGCGCTACTAGTTTTTCGTATTCATCAGGACTCTCTAGCTCTTTGGCGTAAATTTCGGGCGCATAGGAGGCTTTTAGGATCTTAAATTTAAACTCGTTTAAATTTTTAGTCGCTAAATTTCCGACGCAAGCAAGGCTTTCGGCGCGGATCTTTTGAGCGGCCGAGAGTAAAATTTGAACCTCTTTTATCCCCAGGATAGAGTCGTTGCAGTTTGGCTCAAATTCTCCCGAAAATGTTAAATTTTGCGAGAAAAATCGCTGCTTCTCAGCCAAAGCGTCATCGCAGCTAAAGCTAGCAAAAACAAAAGAAAACGATAAAAATATCGGCAAAATAAATCTCATCGTATGCCTCAATATCTTTTAATTTTGATAATTCTACCAAAAAATAATTTGGTAAAAATAAATTTACCGCTCATTAAAGCAAACGTCCGCAAATGCGGCTTTTAGCTTCTCGTAAAGCGGAGTAAAAGGCACGCCGTTTACGCGCACCTCGGCGATAGATGTTATGAAGTTCGTATCTCCGCTCCAGCGCGGCACTAGGTGATAGTGCACGTGCTCTGCGATACCCGCACCGCCTGCTTTGCCCAGATTCATCCCGATATTTACGCCCGCCGCGTTTAGCTCGCGTTTTAAAATTTTTACGCCCTCGCGCACGTAGGCGCTCATCTGCGACCACGTCTGCTCGTCTAGGCTTTCGATATTATCGGTATGCACGTAAGGTATCACCATAAAGTGCCCCGGCGTATACGGGTAGAGATTCATGATCCCAAAACACCGCTTTGCGCGGAACAAAACGCCCGTCTGCGCGTCTTTTTCGGGATGATTTACGACATTGCAAAAGACGCAGCCCTGCTCCTTTTTGCCGAAATATTCGCTTCTCCACGGTGCGCAAATGTGATCCATTCTAGCCCTCCTTTACAGTTTTTACGGCTTTTGTCAAGTCCTCTTGCCTCATAAAATGCTCGCCTATTAAAAACGCGTCGGCTCCTTGAGCGTGAAGCTCTTTTAGCTGCGAATGCTCGTAGATACCGCTTTCTGCGACGATGACGCTTGCGTTTTTGATTTTAGAAAATAGCCTCTCGCAAAGGCCCATATCCATCTCAAACGTGCTTAAATTTCGGTGATTTACTCCGACTATCTTTGCGCACGCAAAATTTGACTTTTCCACATCCTCTTCATCGTGCGTCTCAACCAAGGCCTCAAGTCCCAAAGTGCGCGCGTAATCAAGCAGCCTCTTTAACTCATCGGCGCCAAGAGCCTTTGCGATAAGCAGGATAAAATCGGCCCCGTAAACGAGCGCTTCTAAAATTTGATACTCGTCTACGATAAAATCCTTGCGAAGTAGCGGCAGCGAGCTTTCGCGTCTGATGGCCGCCAGATACTCCAAATTTCCTTTAAAAAAATGCGGCTCGGTTAGAACCGAGATAGCGTTTGCGCCGCCTTTTTCATACTCTTTGGCTATCTCTACGGGCGCAAAATTTGGCCTTATCAGCCCTTTGCTAGGGCTCGCTTTTTTAACCTCGGCGATGATGCGATACGGCTCTTTTGCACTACTTTTTAGCGCCTTTACCGCGTCTTTTATCTCGCGCGTATTTTTCGCCGCGAGCTCTTGCAGCTTTTCAAAAGGCGTTTGCGCTTTTCGCAGCGCCAAGTCCTCTTTAGTTCGTTCAATTATCTGATCTAGTATCATTTTTTACCTTTTTTAGGCACTCTTTGATAGCGTTTATGTGCTCTTTACCCTCGGACGAATTTACAAATTCCTCGTCGTGCAGGACTTGCTGCATTATCTCGTCAGCCTTTTTGCACTCGCCCAGCTTATAGTATCCCCACGCTAGCGAGTCTAGATAAAACACAGATCCCGGCTCTAGCTCGAGGGCTTTATTTACCAGATCTATCCCCTTTTTCGCGTCTATATCGTGGTCGATGAGTAGGTAGCCGTAGTAGTTTAGATATAGTGCATTATTTAGCTTTACGGCCGATTTTTCAAAGTTGGCGATCACTTGTTTGAGGCTATCTTTATCTATCTTTTTGGTTTGTTTATCCGTATCTCTTTCGTACTGATATATCGCCATTTTGGCTTGATATTCGAGATTAAAGCTCTTATCGAAAGCCTCCTGCGCCTTTTTGTATGCCTTGGCAAAATCTCCAGTCGCAGCATAAAGATCTATCAAAGCATCGTCGTTATATGAGTATTTTTGTAAAAATTTGATCGCCGCGTCGTAGTTTTTTTGATAGACGTAGACGCCAAGCGCTTTTTCGAGATAGATTTTTTCTTTCGTCGCTTCAAAAAGCCCCTCGTAAACATCGATCATATCGGAGTAGCGGCTGTCCTGTGCGTAGATATCTACTAGCGCCGTGCAAGTCTCGACCTCGCAGCCGTCGATACGGCGCGAGCTCTCTAGCTGCCTGATCGCCTCTTTTTTGTCGTTCATTTTATTGTATAAAAGATCGACTATTCGCAGCAAATTTTCCACGCTTCTATCCAGCTCGTATGCGCGCTCGAGCTCGCCCAGAGCGGCTTTGTTATCGTTTTGCATCGAGTAGACGGCAGAGAGCATGACGTGATTTTTAGAGATGTCCTCTTTTTTGACTAGCTCTTGCATTATCTTTGCAGCTTCGTCTAGTTTGTTTTCGCTCATCAAATTTGCGCCCTGTATGCGAAGCACGTCCACGTCGTCTTTTAGCACCTTTTGGCTGAGCGCTAAAATGCTTTTAAAATTTACGTTTTTAGAAAAAAACGCAAGTCTGAGAGCTTCTTTTAGATAGTCAGTGTTTTTAGTTTTTTCGTAAAGCTGCTCGTAAAGCTCGGTCGCCTCGTCATGCCTAGCATTTTCCACCGCCAAAAGCGCCTTGATAACGTATAAATTCTCGTCAAAACCGTCTTTGGCGGTAGCAAAACAAACAAGCAAGGCCGCCAATATAAATTTTAAAATCGCCTTATTCCCGCGCATTCTTTCTCCAATTCATTGATTTTATCTTTAAAATAGTCCCAAAACGGAAAGGTGCGGCACTGGCTCGGGCGAAAGTCGTAAACCGAACAGTTTTTTGCCGTTTCGTCAAAAAACACGCACGCAAATCCGCCCTCATAGGGCTTTTCTTTGAGGCTAAATTTATATCCGAATTTATCCAAAAATCGCGATCTAAACTCGTCCTCGCTTATTTTTAGATGCTCCGCTAGCGCCGAGATTTCCGCGGAGCTTATCCATATATAGCCGCTCTCGCCGGTGCAGCATTTACCGCCGCACAGCTCGCACTTGCTAGCGTCAAATTCATAATCAAAGCCGCTTTGTCTTAGCAAACTCACTCCGCGGCGTCCTTACTTTGCGTGTTTGCCGTAGCGAAAATTTCGGCTGCCTTTTTACTATAAACGCCGCCTTCAAAAACAAAAATCGGCGGTAAAATTTGAGCTAAGGATTTTGAGCTTTTTTTAGCCTCGATTAGTACCAAATTTGCCGCACCGCCCGATTTTGGATACACGAAACAAAGCCTAGTAAGCGTAAATTTAAACTCGCTCAAACAAAGCAAAATTTCAGATATACGCTTAGCGTCGTAGCAAAAACTAAAAACTCCGCGCGGCTTTAGCAGCGAATTTGCGCTACCCACAAGCTCTCTAAGGGGCAAATTTTCGCTGTATCTGGCGGTGCGCAGATGTTCGTTCTCGCTTTTTTTCGTGCCGTCGTGATAAAAAGGCGGGTTTGAGACGATGAGATCGTATCTTTTTTCGCTCTTAAATTTAGCAAAATCAGCCGTTATGAACTCGGCTTCAAGCCCGTTTTGGCTAGCGTTTGCGGCGGCTAAATTTACGTTAGCTTCCAAAATATCGAGCAAGCTAAGCGAAATTTTAGGAAAATCACGCTTTAAAAGCAGTCCCAAAACCCCGCTACCGCAGCCAACCTCTAGCACCTCGCCGCGCACTCCGCCCTCACGGATAAAGTCATACAAAAACATCGTATCGCTGTTGTAGCGGTAGCCATTTTTGGGCTGAGTGATTATCATCTATATACCTTGATGATAAATCCTTGCTTATCCTGAGAGGTGATGATGTCATTGCTGTACGATATGCGCGAAAAGTCGCCGAATTCATCTTTTATCATCTCGCCGGCAACCTTGGCGCGCTCCTTGCCGATACCGAAATTTGCGTATGAGTCGATTTTTTCAAGTTCGTCTTGCGGGATCACTTTTGCCGCTTTTGACGTTGCGATAAAGTTACCGCGGCTAACTATCGGCGTAATTTCAAAATAATAATTTGAATTATAATTCTGCAAAAAGTCGCTTACTTTATTTTTGCAAACTTGCGTCGGTCTGTCTGAGCCTGCGCTCATATCCGAGCACTCGACCGAGGCGATGAAAACAACCTTTTTAGGCACTTCGGCTCTAAAATTTAGCTGGATGATCTTTTTTAGATTTTCATTTTCGCTCATTAGCTCTTCATTTTTGGTTAGTATCTGCGCCACTTCGCCCTTTGCGATGTTTTTTTGAGTACTTGTTTTAGCTAAATTTTCCTTCGTATCGCTTAGATCTTTAGCTCCGTCTTGTATCTGTTTTCTTAGAGTCGCGAGCTCTGCGTCTTTTTGCGTCAAAAGCTCATTTAAAGCGTCTAGTTGCTCTTTATTTTCCTTGGCCGTTTTGATGTCGTTTTCAACTAAAGTCGTGATTTTGTTATTTAAAATTTTATAGTTTTGGATGTTTTTTTTACCAGCGGCGATCTCGTCCTCTAGCAGTTCTTTTTGGATATTTAGCGACTCATTTAGCTCTGCAACCTTGGCTTCCGCACTTTGCAGTGAGCTATCTTTTTGCGAAATTTGATTTTCTAGTTCATAAATTTTACTCTTTAGTTCCGCCACGCTTTGCTCGGTTTCTTGGCGCTCGTTTTCAATCTGATTTTTTAGCTTTTCAAGCTCGGTTTTATATATAGCCTCGTTTTGTTCAATCTCTTTTTCAAATCCTTGTTTTTCTTTCTCGAGCTTTGCGGCTAACTCTTTATTAGTCGCGTTTAGCTCATCATTTATCGCTTTTAGCTTAGCTTTTGACTCGGCTTTTTTATTTGCGTTTTCAAGGCTCGCTTCAAGCTCGCTTATTTTTTTCTTGTCCGCGTCTCGTTCTTTTTCTAGGGCGGCGATCCTATTTTTAGATAAATTTTGAGCATTTAGAGCCTGAGCGTTGTATTCACTAGCGATCCTTTTTATCTCGCTATCTTTTAGGCCTAGCTCGTTTGCGAGCCTAGCATTTTCGCTCTTTAGTTTTGCGGTCTCTTCGTTTGCCGTTCTTAGTTCGCTTTCAAATTTGGCTTTAGTAGAAGTCGCTTCATTTTTTAGCTCGTCGTTTTGAGCTTCGAGTCTTTTTAGAGCATTTTGGCTTTCGTTTTGCGTTTTAGTGCTTGATTTGTCAAATTCGCTCTGCTTTTTTTCAAGCTCGGCTTTTAAGGTTTTGATCTCGCTGCGAAGAGAAGTCAAATTTTGCTCTAAATTTTTATTTTTCTCATTTTCTTCTTGCGCTTTGGCTAGTTTTTTATTTAGCTCGTCGATCGCGCTTATACGCTGTTTGTCGTTAGCGCTGGCGGCTTGTTTTCGCCTGGTTTCCAGCTCGGCTTTTTGATCGCTTAAGATATTTGAGATTTCTAGATTTTTGCTCACTAGATCGACGTTATCGTCATAGAGTAGCTTATTTTGAGCGCGCAGGACGCGGATTTGCTCTTTTAGCTCGTCTTCGTCGCCTAAAATAGGCGCGTCCGTATAGTTCGCGTCTAAATTTTTAGCATATTTTTCCTGCGGCAAAGCTTGACTTGGGATAGCCGAATTTGTCTCATTCGTAGTACTTGCGCTTTCATTTTTAGATGCTTCTTCGACGTTCATTATCTGTACGGCAAGCTCCGTAGACTTTGCAGACGGTTTTGCAAACTCGAAATACAAATAATATCCGCCCAGCGTGAGCAAGCAACCGCAGATAAAAAATAAAACTAAATTTAACGCTCTCAACTCTATTTTTCCTTGATGTCTTGGATTACCTTATGCGCATGATTTAACGCGAGCACGATCGAGCCGCCGTTTTTTAGCACGATGTCGCCGCCGATATATAGGCCGGGCACGCTGCTTTCATAGTGCTCGTTTACGACCGGATCTTTATCCGCGTCGAGCTCAACTCCGCATTTTTGTAAAAAATCCACCGGAGTCGAGCCGCCGATAGCGTAGACGACCCTGTCGTAGACTCTGATTTTTCCATTTAAAAAGTGCACCCTCACGCGTCCGGATTCGTTTTCGATCTCGGTGATGTCGTGGTTTAGTCGCACTTTTAGCTTATTTGCTTTTTCTAGTTCCCACAGCGCCGTTACGTTTACGTCGTTTACGCGGCTAAATTTATCCTTACGGTACGCCAGCGTAGTTTTGTTGTATTGGCATAGCTCGATGGCGTACTCTACGGCCGAGTTACCGCCGCCTACTACGAGGACTTTTTCGCCGCTAGAACAGGAGTTTAGGTTAAAATTTATAACATTATTTAGCGAAGGCGGGATTTTGTAGTCGGGTTTGTTAGGACGCCCCATTTTACCGATACTTATCATCACGTTTTTAGCCTGATAGTCGCCTTTTGCGGTGTGCACGAAAAACAAACCATCCTTTTTCTTGACGCTTTCGACCTCGGAGTTAAACACGGCCTCGATCTTTTCCTCGTCTAGCAGCTTATCAAAATAATCAAGCGTGCTCTCTTTCGTGCCGTCCTCGAAAGACACGATGCCGTGGATGGTGCTATCCTGGCCTTTATACTCCTTATCCACGCGCTTATTGTCTTTGTAAAATTTTCTTATAGTTTGGCTGTGGTTGTCGCCCTTTTCGAGAAGCAAGACTTTTTTTAATCCGTTCGCCCTAGCCTCTACGACGGTCGCGATACCGCAAGGACCGCCGCCGATAACGATAATATCGTAAACATCGCTCATTAATTTTCTCCGATTTTGATAATTTTTCATTAATGTAGCGAAAATTGGATTAAATTTTAAGAAATTCGCGAAATTTGGGGCAAATTTAATTTAAAAGTGCAAAAAGCGGCTAAATTTAAAAGAAAAAGGCTGGCGGGAGCAAATTTGACTCGTTTAGATTCCGTAAATTTACGAGCCAAATTTGAGCCTTGATAAATTTACAAATTTACAAAAGGGCGCAAATTTCATCAAATTTACGCCCGCTAAAGCTAAATTTTCTTTAAAAACTCTGCGATTAAAAACGCAAGTTCTAGCGACTGATCGGCGTTTAGGCGCGGGTCGCACTGCGTCTCGTATCTGTGAGCTAGATCATCCTCGTTTAGTTTAAACGACCCTCCGGTGCACTCGGTCACGTCCTGCCCCGTCATCTCTAGGTGCACGCCGCCGGCATGCGTGCCTTCTGCTCTATGTATCTCAAAAAAGCTCTGCACTTCGGCTAGAATTTTATCAAATTCGCGCGTCTTGTAGCCGTTTGCCGCCTTTATCGTGTTGCCGTGCATCGGATCGATGCTATAGACGATATTTAGGCCTTCGCGTTTTACTTCGCGTAGGATTTTCGGTAACCGCTCGCCGATTTTATCAGCGCCCATTCTGATGATTACGTTTAGTCTGCCAGCTTCGTTTTTAGGATTTAGCGCATTTGCGAGCGCGACGACCTCCTGCGCGGTTGCGTTTGGTCCGATTTTGACGCCTAAAGGATTGTGTACGCCGCTTAGAAAATGCACGTGAGCGTCGTTTACGCCGCGCGTACGCTCGCCGATCCAGAGCATATGCGCCGAACAGTCGTACCAGTCGCCGGTAAGGCTATCCTCTCTAGTGAGCGCCTCCTCGTACGGCAGCAAAAGCGCCTCGTGCGAGGTGTAGACCTTAGTTTCGCTAAGCGCAGGAGTATTTGAGGCATTTATACCGCAAGCCCCCATAAACGCTAGAGTTTGGCTCAGCTGCCTAGCTAACTCGCCGTATTTAGCGTCAAGCTCGGGCTTTTTGATAAAGCCAAGATTCCAGCGATTTACCTCGTGCAGATCGGCTAGACCGCCGCGAGAAAAGGCGCGAAGAAGGTTCATTGTGGATGCGCTTTGATAATACGCTTCGATCATGCGATTTGGATCGGGCACGCGAGCCTCGGCACTAAATTCAAAACCGTTTATGATGTCGCCGCGGTAGCTGGGTAGCTTTACGCCGCCTTGCTCCTCGTAGTCCGAGCTTCTAGGCTTAGCAAACTGACCCGCCACGCGTCCTACTTTTACGACGGGGCAGCGTCCGGCAAAGGTTAAAACGATCGCCATTTGCAGCATCACTTTAAACATATCGCGGATATTTACGGCGTTAAAATTTAAAAAACTCTCCGCGCAGTCGCCGCCTTGGAGCAAAAACGCCTCGCCGTTACAAACCTTGGCTAGGTCTTGTTTTAGGTTTCTAGCCTCGCCGGCAAAAACTAGTGGCGGCATCGTTTTTAGCTTATCCTCGGCCTTTTTTAGCAAGACTTCGTCGGGGTAGCTAGGCTGCTGTAAGATATTAAATTTTCTCCACGAATCTCTACTCCACATCTTTAAACCTTTTTTAAAAATAACCCCGATTTTAACTAAAAGAACTTTTATTACAGATAAAATTTCAAATTTTACCCTCAAATTTGCCCTTGCTGCGCATTTTTGAGCCACATAAGCTTTGATTAACGACAAATAAATATAATTTCGCCAAAAAAGCGTAAAAATGCAAGACAAAAATCAAACCAAAATCGGCTTCATCTACGGCCTGTCGGTCTTTATGATCTGGGGCGTTTTTCCTATTTATTTTAAACAACTCAGCGCGCTTTCGGCTACCGAGATCGTCGCTCACCGCATCGTCTGGTCGGTGCTGCTTTTGTTTTTGCTGCTCAAATTTGGCCGCAAACTAGGCGCCGCGGAGAAAATTCTAAGCAACAAGAAAACCACGTTTTGGCTATTTGTCACGGGAGTTCTCATCGCCGCTAACTGGTGGATCTACGTCTACGCCGTAAATATCGGTAAGATCGTGGAAACTAGCCTAGGATACTTCATAAATCCGCTCATAAATATGCTCCTTGGCGTGCTGATTTTAAAAGAAAAGCTATCGCGCGCGGGCAAATTTGCCATCGCTATCGTCTTCGTCGCTATCGGCGTGCAAATTTACGACGCGGGTGGCCTACCTATCATATCTATCATTTTGCCTATCACGTTTGGATTTTATTCGCTTATCAGAAAGCGCCTTAGTGTGCCATCTTTAGAGGGGCTTTTCGTCGAGACCGCGCTCATCGCTCCTATCGCGCTCGTCGCACTATTTTTCGTCGCCGCTAGCGGGCAAAATCACTTTAGTTTTTCGTGGTTTGGGCTCTTGATCGCTCTTTGCGGGCCTGCGACCGTCGTGCCGCTTTTACTTTTTAACTCGGCGGCCACGAGGCTAAATTTAAGCACGATCGGCTATTTGCAGTATATCTCGCCTTCGATGCAACTTTTGCTTGCCGTTTTTTACTACGGCGAGCAGGTTAGCGCACTCAAAGCGCTATCGTTTTTGCTGATCTGGAGTGCGCTGGCGGCGGTTAGCTTTAGCGCGATTTATAGCAAAAAAAGCAAAATTTCAGTATAACCGCAAATTTAAATCTAAAAAGGAAAAACAATGTCATCTATCGCATTTTACGCTGTCATCTGCGTCGTAGTCGCGCTCGTGCTCTACACGCAGATACAAAAAATAACGAGAAAGATCGACGAGAACGGCACTCTAGCAAACAACTCCCCAGAGGCCGTACGTCAAATTTCAGTGCAAAAGTACAAGGATTTTTGCGAGATAATAAACGGCGAGCTAAGAGAGCTAAAGATGAAAGCGCTCTACGACGACGCCCTAAAAAACGAGGATCTAAAAGAAAAATTTTTAGAAAGCCTAAGCGAGATGAGCAAAAAGCTGACGTTTATCGAGACGATGAACACCGCTAGAAATCCCAACAAATGGGAAAGCGAGCTCTTTGAGGTGCTTAGCCGCCTAGACGATCTCGTTACCGAAAATTTCAAAGACGGCGAGCGCGCGGGCGACGAGATTAGGGAGCGTCTGGGCGCGGAGTTTAGCAAGCTGCAAAATTAAATCTTAAGTAAAAACGGGGTAATATCGCTTTTTTGATTTAACTCTATCTTTCTAAGGAAAAAAACGGATGAGCTATACCAAAAAAGACCTCGTAACCGCTGCAAATTTAACCAAAGACGAAATTTACCATTTCCTAAATTTAGCCAAGGAGTTTAAGGCGCTAAACAACTCCGAGACCAAAAAAGCCAAGTCGCTCTACGGCAAAACGACCGTAAACGCCTTTTTCGAAAACTCGACTAGGACGCGAACGAGCTTTGAAATCGCGGCTAAGCGCCTAGGAGCCGACGCTATAAATTTCACCGCCTCAAGCTCCAGCACCAAAAAGGGCGAGACGCTCATCGACACCGTCCGTAACATCGTCGCGATGAAAACGGACATCGTAGTAGTGCGCCACTACAGCTCGGGTGCGGCTAAATTTATAGCTGAAAATACCGATGCTCACGTCGTAAATGCCGGCGACGGACTAAACGAACACCCTAGCCAAGCGCTGCTTGATCTTTTTACTATACTGGAAAATCGCGGCAGCCTAGAAAATCTCACGGTCGCCATCATCGGCGATGTCTTTCACAGCCGCGTAGCGCGATCAAATATCTACGTCCTAAAAACGCTCGGAGCCAAGGTTAAGCTCTTTGGCCCGCCGATGTTTTTAACGGGCATGGAGGCTTTTGGCTGTCAAATTTGCTCCGATATGCGTGGGGCCATCGAGGACTCGGACGTCATCATCATGCTGCGTATCCAACTCGAGCGCCAGGACGATGAGATCGCATTTCCGTCCGTACGTGAATACTCCAAATTTTTTGGCCTAACCCAAGCCAAAATGAAATACGCCAAAGATGGCGTCATGATCCTACACCCAGGCCCGATAAACCGCGGCGTCGAGATAAACTCCGACGTAGCCGACGATCCGCGCTACTCGCACGTGCTAAATCAGGTCGAAAACGGCGTCGCCGTCAGGATGGCGATCCTAGAAACTCTCATCAAAAATAAAGGCGCAAAATGAAAACTCTCATCAAAAACGGCACGATCGTAAATCATAACGGCTCACAAAAAGCAAACGTTCTGATAGATGGCGACAAGATAGCTCTCATCACCGCGGACGAACCTGCGGCCGATAAGATAATAGACGCTAGCGGCAAGCTAGTAATGCCTGGCCTAATCGATATGCACGTGCATTTTCGCGACCCCGGCCTTGAGTATAAAGACGACATAAACACGGGCTCAGAGACTGCTGTCGCGGGCGGCGTAACAACCTGCTGCCCGATGGCAAATACAAATCCCGTAAACGACAACGCCGTCGTCACGCGCGATATGGTAGCTAAGGCAAAAGCTCGCGGCCTCATCGACCTGCTTCCTATCGGTGCGATAACTAGCAAGATGGATGGCAAAAAGTGCGTAGAGATGGGCGATATGACCGAGGCGGGCGCAGTGGCGTTTAGCGACGACGGTCTACCAGTAGCTAGCAGCGACGTGATGAGATACGCGCTTGAATACTCAAAGCACTTCGGTAGCTTCGTCATCAACCACTCTCAGGACTGCTCGCTATGCCGCGGCGGCCACATGAACGAGGGCCGCGTCTCGGCAATACTAGGCATCAAGGGCATGCCGCGCGAGCAAGAAGAGATCATGGTTTCGCGCGATCTACTGCTAGCCAAGCTCACGGGCGGCCACATCCACATCGCGCACGTTAGCTCCGAGTGGTCGCTAAAGCTCATCGCACAGGCGCGCGCAGCCGGCATAAACGTGACCTGCGAGGCGACTCCGCACCACTTTACCTACACCGAGGACGAGCTGCTAGGCTACGATACGAACTTTAAAATGTCGCCGCCGCTTCGCACCAAATCAGACGTAGAGGCAATCAGAGAGGGGTTAAAAAGCGGCCTAATCGACGTCATCGTGACCGACCACGCCCCGCACCATAACGACGAGAAATTTTTAGAATTCGACAAGGCACCGTTTGGAATACTCGGCCTGCAAACCCTCGTGCCTATGACGCTAGAGTTGGTAAACGACGGCGT encodes the following:
- a CDS encoding ankyrin repeat domain-containing protein, encoding MRFILPIFLSFSFVFASFSCDDALAEKQRFFSQNLTFSGEFEPNCNDSILGIKEVQILLSAAQKIRAESLACVGNLATKNLNEFKFKILKASYAPEIYAKELESPDEYEKLVAQNRARLRYWGHQSLSNFTVFKDFNKDYNAVLGLLVNYYKSNFKIDEGSAIYYASKVANEFLKFAAATLQNGDMDEFARKVSDPTFTKYGINEAIYSGAVSQSSLQNAFNAALLYEKSEDVIKEFLRAGVNLNYGFENSLFFALKNLNNVKLLVSSGADVNYENLLGVTPLFKAVQLNDINLVKFLLGNGALVNKRLIDVSTKLAYSANLSVQLPSFVKLCDFDAASKSVLMSAAGAADVEILQLLIDNGADVQAVDDNGLNALDYAIIGKKEINAQYLRAMGLESNLITE
- the trpC gene encoding indole-3-glycerol phosphate synthase TrpC — its product is MILDQIIERTKEDLALRKAQTPFEKLQELAAKNTREIKDAVKALKSSAKEPYRIIAEVKKASPSKGLIRPNFAPVEIAKEYEKGGANAISVLTEPHFFKGNLEYLAAIRRESSLPLLRKDFIVDEYQILEALVYGADFILLIAKALGADELKRLLDYARTLGLEALVETHDEEDVEKSNFACAKIVGVNHRNLSTFEMDMGLCERLFSKIKNASVIVAESGIYEHSQLKELHAQGADAFLIGEHFMRQEDLTKAVKTVKEG
- the rarD gene encoding EamA family transporter RarD encodes the protein MQDKNQTKIGFIYGLSVFMIWGVFPIYFKQLSALSATEIVAHRIVWSVLLLFLLLKFGRKLGAAEKILSNKKTTFWLFVTGVLIAANWWIYVYAVNIGKIVETSLGYFINPLINMLLGVLILKEKLSRAGKFAIAIVFVAIGVQIYDAGGLPIISIILPITFGFYSLIRKRLSVPSLEGLFVETALIAPIALVALFFVAASGQNHFSFSWFGLLIALCGPATVVPLLLFNSAATRLNLSTIGYLQYISPSMQLLLAVFYYGEQVSALKALSFLLIWSALAAVSFSAIYSKKSKISV
- a CDS encoding tRNA1(Val) (adenine(37)-N6)-methyltransferase, with the translated sequence MIITQPKNGYRYNSDTMFLYDFIREGGVRGEVLEVGCGSGVLGLLLKRDFPKISLSLLDILEANVNLAAANASQNGLEAEFITADFAKFKSEKRYDLIVSNPPFYHDGTKKSENEHLRTARYSENLPLRELVGSANSLLKPRGVFSFCYDAKRISEILLCLSEFKFTLTRLCFVYPKSGGAANLVLIEAKKSSKSLAQILPPIFVFEGGVYSKKAAEIFATANTQSKDAAE
- a CDS encoding NAD(P)-binding domain-containing protein, translated to MSDVYDIIVIGGGPCGIATVVEARANGLKKVLLLEKGDNHSQTIRKFYKDNKRVDKEYKGQDSTIHGIVSFEDGTKESTLDYFDKLLDEEKIEAVFNSEVESVKKKDGLFFVHTAKGDYQAKNVMISIGKMGRPNKPDYKIPPSLNNVINFNLNSCSSGEKVLVVGGGNSAVEYAIELCQYNKTTLAYRKDKFSRVNDVNVTALWELEKANKLKVRLNHDITEIENESGRVRVHFLNGKIRVYDRVVYAIGGSTPVDFLQKCGVELDADKDPVVNEHYESSVPGLYIGGDIVLKNGGSIVLALNHAHKVIQDIKEK
- a CDS encoding HIT family protein, whose amino-acid sequence is MDHICAPWRSEYFGKKEQGCVFCNVVNHPEKDAQTGVLFRAKRCFGIMNLYPYTPGHFMVIPYVHTDNIESLDEQTWSQMSAYVREGVKILKRELNAAGVNIGMNLGKAGGAGIAEHVHYHLVPRWSGDTNFITSIAEVRVNGVPFTPLYEKLKAAFADVCFNER
- a CDS encoding class II 3-deoxy-7-phosphoheptulonate synthase, with protein sequence MWSRDSWRKFNILQQPSYPDEVLLKKAEDKLKTMPPLVFAGEARNLKQDLAKVCNGEAFLLQGGDCAESFLNFNAVNIRDMFKVMLQMAIVLTFAGRCPVVKVGRVAGQFAKPRSSDYEEQGGVKLPSYRGDIINGFEFSAEARVPDPNRMIEAYYQSASTMNLLRAFSRGGLADLHEVNRWNLGFIKKPELDAKYGELARQLSQTLAFMGACGINASNTPALSETKVYTSHEALLLPYEEALTREDSLTGDWYDCSAHMLWIGERTRGVNDAHVHFLSGVHNPLGVKIGPNATAQEVVALANALNPKNEAGRLNVIIRMGADKIGERLPKILREVKREGLNIVYSIDPMHGNTIKAANGYKTREFDKILAEVQSFFEIHRAEGTHAGGVHLEMTGQDVTECTGGSFKLNEDDLAHRYETQCDPRLNADQSLELAFLIAEFLKKI
- a CDS encoding YkgJ family cysteine cluster protein, encoding MSLLRQSGFDYEFDASKCELCGGKCCTGESGYIWISSAEISALAEHLKISEDEFRSRFLDKFGYKFSLKEKPYEGGFACVFFDETAKNCSVYDFRPSQCRTFPFWDYFKDKINELEKECAGIRRF
- a CDS encoding tetratricopeptide repeat protein; amino-acid sequence: MRGNKAILKFILAALLVCFATAKDGFDENLYVIKALLAVENARHDEATELYEQLYEKTKNTDYLKEALRLAFFSKNVNFKSILALSQKVLKDDVDVLRIQGANLMSENKLDEAAKIMQELVKKEDISKNHVMLSAVYSMQNDNKAALGELERAYELDRSVENLLRIVDLLYNKMNDKKEAIRQLESSRRIDGCEVETCTALVDIYAQDSRYSDMIDVYEGLFEATKEKIYLEKALGVYVYQKNYDAAIKFLQKYSYNDDALIDLYAATGDFAKAYKKAQEAFDKSFNLEYQAKMAIYQYERDTDKQTKKIDKDSLKQVIANFEKSAVKLNNALYLNYYGYLLIDHDIDAKKGIDLVNKALELEPGSVFYLDSLAWGYYKLGECKKADEIMQQVLHDEEFVNSSEGKEHINAIKECLKKVKNDTRSDN